DNA sequence from the Dunckerocampus dactyliophorus isolate RoL2022-P2 chromosome 4, RoL_Ddac_1.1, whole genome shotgun sequence genome:
AACATCTACACTACAACGTCATGTGGAGTTGTTTATGTAAGAACAGgacaaaaacatgaacatattaaataaaatatacttataGATGAAATCCATCCCCCTTTCCAGATTGCTACAGATTAGAGGTACACAATAATTAGTGGACTGATAATTATCGAGccatatgaggaattatgacatcatacagaTTAACctgacaacattaaaaaatagctccgataactgATTAAAAGAAATAGTCCAATGAGGTGCTGGTGGGCAAATCAAGCACTGctctttttctcctgcctgcaaCGTAAccagcctgtcgtaacttcccctgagctcacttgtaaacaaacattcgctatttcagaggaagacatttcccatgctagttgtaccaaatgctccgtgatgaggggaaaaaatattGAGCTTCGACACATCAAACCTTTTcggccacctgaaatgccagcatcGCAATGACCCCCGAGGCTTGTTCTTATCGCCGCTGTGtttcaaaagtgcaaaaaagtttgccTGAGACGACCCTAGGGCTACAGCGATCGGTGATTCCATCATGGAACAATGACGTTGGAtcaccagccctttaccattgttgaagatatcggctttcattgattggtaaaccccttggagccacggtttgtacttccGAGCCGCCgccgctttaaaatgttttggtaATACTAATGATGTCAagatatttgattaggaaaaATCTACACGTATGGTGTGTCAAATCCAGCTTTTAGTTGTTCTGacctccacgtgtgcacaaactgcattttaataaaaaaaaaaaacattccattccattccaagTTATCTGTATATcatgagaagcaggaagttatcggcATTGGcttggaaaataaatattgtgcatccctactacagatttattcatttatttatttgaaaattacttgaaaacagttttttttttttctgatcaaCCTATCAGAAGACAGAAAAATGACGTTAatttctgaaaataaaataaaaatctgaaatctgacAGCCCCGTTGCAATAGTTTAAGTGACATTGGCCAGCACTCTTGATTCTGAAGCTTTGTCTCGTTTAATTATCTTTAGAGCTGTACACGTGACAGACTTCACCTCACACCAGTACCAGATCCTCACTGGGTCTGACGACTACACCTGCCGGCTTTGGGACATCCCAAATGCAGTTGAGCTCACCAGCTACCAAGAACATACAGATTACATCCGCTGTGGCGTCACGAGCAAGCTCAACAAAGATCTCTTCATTACAGGTGGGAATAGTCCTGTTGTTGCTACATACACATTGCTTAAGGATGGAATAAAGTGGATAGAGGTACGGCCTGATGACCAGGGTGTGAGTTACGAATTATGGTTGTTCCCCCCCCCGTAGGCTCATATGACCACACACTCAAACTGTTTGATGCCAGGACGGATAAGTCTGTAATGACTATGGACCACGGCCAACCAGTGGAAAGTCTGCTTCTCTACCCATCTGAGGGACTCCTTGTGTCAGCAGGTATCTAATGATTGTTTTTATGCCAAAGGCATGTAATTCTGGCATTGTACATTATCAGTTGTCTAAATTAATGCAGGTTCTTGCCCTTATTAAACTTCtctggttctgtgccaccacgggaaacttgtgcatcaGAAGTTTTGCACTCGGCAACGTCTTTTTACTGCACTCCTGCTCCTTACTAGTTTGTAGCATGCTAGCCaccactgttgttgtgattacATGGGCTTCTATCCGGTTGCTGCTGTATATGGCGGGTCTGGAATCAAGTGCTTGAATCGGACTGCTCGTATCGGAGATTAGGGATATAGGCCGATTACaacccaatttaaaaaaaaaaaaaaaaaaaaaaaaaaaaaattgtgctgtGATCTGCCCGATATCTGGAATCAATATTGGATCGTGACATCCCTAATCACTGATGCATTTGTGAAAGAGTATGCGTGTTTGCAGCAGGCATAACTGACTTCATTAGTAGATACTAGTGCAACATTTTgccgcaaccagcagaggctgttgattcagtctcaaacTATAGTGTGGTCCAAAGAAGAGCCCATCAAATGGGGCTGGGCCATATAGCACAAAATGTtaccacaatattttttttatatcgtCTGGTCTTGATTATGATCACGATTTTGTATGTTGTATTTAACCGGACAGTTTTAAAGCATCTGTACTAAAAACTAACGATTAGTTCACATTTCACAAAGCAAATTGCTGGTACAACTATTTGTCTCAATATACGCGGGCTGGGTCCAGAGGAAAACCCGACGTATCGCCGCAGACCCTACCCACCAAGGTGGGGGAACGGTACAGAAGCATAAAAACTCTGACCTCCATacttaaaaacagtttttatccAGAGCTGTCCAATCCGTTTCCCCCCTACACATACAACAGACTCACTATGTGCAATAAAGAACAgagttttcatttttacaaagtGTGCTGATTTTAATTTTGCTGTGTGAAAAAGATTCTTGATTCTTTATGCAAGACACCATATGTATGTTTTAATAAACCAGACTCAAGAGAAACGGAAAGCAATCCCCACAAAACAGAGGAAGGGGGAAACCCAACCAAGTGTAACAAAGTTACAGTAATACAACTGAGACAACCAAGGCAGCTAACTAGAACATAACACTCAGCAGCAGACTTGCACAAACAAAAGGTAGCGTTAAGGCTACAAATTAATCACAGGCTTCACAAAACATGCTAAAAAGCTAACAATGCTGCTGCAGCACACACTGCAGAGAGGTCCACACTCTTGCCACCCACTACAGTAGGCAACCGGGACATTCAAACACTGACTTTTTTTGCTCTCATCAGGGGGACGCTATGTCAAAGTGTGGGATGTGCTGAAAGGTGGCCAGCCCCTTGTGTCACTGAGGAACCATCACAAAACTGTCACCTGTGTGTGTCTGAGCAGTAGTGGCCAGAGGCTGCTGTCAGCCTCCTTGGACAGGTATGTTAACAGATGCTTAGGCCCAACACATAATGATATTCCTAAAACTGCCATGATCCAACGTCATAAGGCATTTTGTAAGAGCATTCTGATCCAATATCTCTTTTTGTTCAGGCACGTGAAGGTGTACAACACCACCAACTACAAAGTGGTGCACAACTTTGACTATGCTACCTCCATCCTCAGTCTTGCTTTGGCTGTAAGgaactgaaaatgaaaacagtcttttttttaagtcaaatcTGTTTAACTCTAGTTTGCTTACAATGACTGtacaattatttttcttttcagccGGATGATGAGACTATTGTCGTGGGTATGACAAATGGCATTCTGAGCATCAAGCACAGGAAAAACCCTGAAGAATCAAAGGAACTGTCAAGTCAACAGAGGCGGCGACCCTCATACCGTGTATTTGTGAGAGGAAAGAACTACGTCCCTAAACAAGTAAGGCAGCGTCAAACAGTGTTGGTTGACTTCAAAGTTGTATACAGGTTTTCCCATTGTAAATAACATAAGTGAATTCATTCATTGCTGGCTTCCTTGATCGACTATAAAGATTGTcatttgaacattcttaactgtcaagtATCTCGAAGTTAACCAATGTATAATAAAGTTAAAGTAAAGTAATATTACTCAGCCTTTGATGCCCCTTGACAAGACCATGCCTAGTGGTGTttagtgtcttattttctacaATTAATAAAGCATTGTgatatttaatcattttaatgaGCATCCAGATGCTGTCCATTGTTTGAGCGAGTTCCACTGGTTCTTTTATCGTCACACTTTTTCTGTGTCATCACTGGGACTGATCTGTGGTGCCATTACAAAAACACAAGAGCCTTGTCACACACGATAATTTGATTattgttttgacttttgatgCAGATTTTTCCAGAAGGTTTTGGTTAAACTGTGTATCTAGTCGCATGCTGTTAGTAAGATTAGCTAAAATCATTATTAAGGAGTAGAGTGaccattaattgtttttttttgttgttttttttcttccaggaTGATTATCTTGTCAGTAAACCTGTGAGACAACATCTGTCAAAATTTGACAAAGAGCTAAAGAAGTTCAGTGTTTCCAAGGCTTTGGATACAGCTCTGCAGGTATGTGATTTGAAACATATATGGCTTTTCAACTCATTAGTCATGTATTTGAACCAAATACATGAAAGTACATTTcattattgacaaaaaaaatattttgatcaTGTTTTATAGCCGTGGACCAGACTAAAGAAGCCGGAAATTGCTGTCGCTGTTATAAAGGAGTTGGATCGGAGAGGAACACTAAAAAACGCTTTAGCAGGACGGGATGAACAGGAATTGTCTCGGTTACTCAACTTTTTAATAGGGTGAGACTTGGAACCTCATATTCTGATTTTACTACAAGTAGActtgacaaatacattttttgggacaatcttataataaaacatgaaatgacattaatatattatttgaaCAATTCACTTTAAAACACCAATCATCAAGATGTCTTGTTCTGTATTCCCTGtattccaaaaaatgtttgtgtttgaaaTACAGGTTTTCcaagtattattgttattctctGTTTTCAAATAGTAGCCTATGCTATAATAGAGGCCGTGCCCCAATTAATCCCTGGGTGCAATGACAAcaaagcatgtactgtatattgaaaaCTATAACTACCACACTGCAGCACAgtagacatggcatctgtaaagctgaattCTGCTATAGGTTTTAGTACGAAAATGCTGCTGTAAGCAGCACCAGCATTACTTACCACTAATAGGCAACTGTAACTCTCTGAAGTAGAGTAAATGCCCTTCTATGAGGAAATCTGGTACTTTATTAATATTTCTCAAATATGTGCTCTATAAATTGTTAATGAAGATTTTCCTTAAACTTGTCTAGGAACTTGATTGACCCCAGGTTTGCGCCTGTCCTCGTCGTAGCAGCTGATATGATCCTGGACATTTACCAGTCAGTCGTCAGCCTGTCGCCTGTCGTGGACCGTCAGCTTTTGCGTCTTCAGGAGCTGCTGGGGAGAGAAATTGATTACCAGCAAGAACTCCTCGAAGTGCTGGGTATGTTGGACATTGTGCTTGCCTCCCGCCTTCCGAGGAAGGAGGTTCCGTGCTCAGGAAACAGCAGACCCAACGGCCTGGTTGAGGGAGAAGGTAGTAGTACCTCACGATCTCACCTCCAGACTACCTGATGCCTCTACTCTACTATAAGGTTTTTAATCAAAGCATCAGACTAAACTTGCTTCACATGAGGGATAACGTGTCATAGCCCCTTTGGATGAAAACATTTTGGTGAAGGTTTCAGGAGAGCCCGATGGACAACAGTGTGCATTCACGTATGTGGATTCTCGAGAgaaaatcaatgtttttttttattggacgaCTTGATTATACAGTACTTTCACTTGTAAATGGAGTATGTGTGAGTTTGTGCATTTGTCCATGTCTGTATGATATGTTCCTATCGTATGCATTGTATTGACAACCATTTAGTAGGAACATTAAGAATAAACTTTTGTAATATTGTTACTCATatcatgcgtgggttttctccgggtactccggtttcctcacacattccaaaagcatgcatgttaggttaattggcggctctaaattgaccatagatatgaatgtgtgtttgtctgtatgtgccgtgcgattggctggcgaccagtgcagggtgtaacccgaaagtcagctgggataggctccagcatacccctgcgaccctaatgaggagaagtggcataaaaaatggatggatggctggatattGAGGTTATTTTCTCTAAGAGCAAAGTGGCACTAATTTAAGTACGGATATAAAACAGTTATTTTATAGTGAGAAAACAATCTGCAAAAGACTGGTCATGCAAACCAACAGACACTTGCAAtgccacacaccacacacagagAGGAAGAAAGCGAAACGGATACATCTCACGCATCCtcggttatactgtatatttgtaatttCTGCATGCTCTTTGCTGTAGTTTTAGGTTCACTTACATGTGGACGGAGACCCATCAGTCAAGCGGTCTTGGTCCACTTGTTTGGCGTGCCGCAGGATTCGGTAAGTTGAAAAACGCATCAGGGTTTGTTTTAACAGAATCAAACATGACAATATTTCTGTCCCCCcttgggggcatgacagaaaataactgagaacaaCTGCACTATCCTAAGACATTGCAAAACAACACTAAAACAGACTTGACTTGTGAAGTACTGATGTGTCAGTCCCGAATGAATCAGTTCTAAGAGCCAGCTCATGttgttgggagccaattgggagccgattagtttttcgtctttttttttttcttttaaaggtGAATGTCATCAGTCTAGATGTGTGTGGCAGCGGCGtcgtgtccacactgagcagggttAGGGCCTGGGTTAAAAatgctgtggtgctcttagagacGATTTGTTTGTGAGGAATTTGCgcgaagagatttgacctaatttgtctattgagatgggtctgtttttagaatgttagaatatatttttgtagctgttcctTGAGGTTTAAGTACATccatttaaataaacatttgatatcatgtattttttacattcataattcatccatccatcttctatgccacttatcctcactagggttgtgggtatgctggggcctatcccaggtgacttcgggcaagaggtggggtacaccctggactggtcaccagtcagggcacatatagacaaacaaccattcacactcacacttacagacaatttagagtcgccaattaacctaacattcatgtttttggaacgtggcaggaaaccagagtacccggagaaaacccacgcactcacggggagaacatgcaaactccacacagggatgcccaATGGCGATTCtaacccacatcttcccgatctcctgactgtgtggccaacatgctaatcatcAGGCCCCATTGATAATTCATTTGAaccaatacacataatttggtaagaaattaatttaacaccacaaaaacatctgaggagccacttgggagccgaaagagcaggctctttttagtgagacgagccaaaagaaccggctctgtAAAAGGAGCCGACGTTTCCATCACTATTGTGAAGTACTGTACCGTACTTTCGTATGACCTGCAGATCTATCTCTCACCTTTAGAGGTCGCTACCACCCAAGTAAGCAATTAACTTTGACAAGCGAGGAAATCTCAATTTCTGCCGCTGCTGAGGTGAGAGAGAGGAGGATCAAGGCTCAGTGCGTGGCAGTTACTCCTCCTTTTAAATAGCACTCCCGCCgacaaaacatgtattttttacaccGTCACCATGTCAATTAATGTTATttgttaggaaaaaaaatgaagcagagGCCGGTGGTGGTGTGTTTGATTCACTGAAGCGGATTGTCAGGTTTCTTCCGAGCTTGAGCTTGCGCGCCTCAGGGTAAGTCCATTAAAAGTAGCTAACGGCTTTGTTTTTGTCTCCTTGtgggactttttaaaaatatataacgtAACTAAGAAAGGTAAATAATGTGTCACTAAAAAGGTTGGAGGTTCCTaagatggataataataatagataatatGTTTATACTGTAATGGGCCTAGAAATGTTAGTTTTCATCTTGGTGGATTTCATGTTGTTGTCTTGGTATTGTATTATTTGCTCTAAAATGTCAACTATACTGTAGTACGTTTTTTTCATCCCCAGACATTGTTTCCACTGATTAAAAACAGGTGTTAATCCTGCAGCACTGACATATATTAATTCATCCTATTGAAGACCAGATATACACCTAATGCAGCTGGCTATACTGCCTGCCTGCAAATCAGGTCTCATTCGCATCCCAAATACACAAGGTAAACTTGGGCAAAAAGTCTTAGAATTAACATTATCCACTTACATTCATTACAAGATAATCCTGACACGCAGTAAGATGTCTAAAattctggtttaaaaaaatggtaaaaagatCAGAGCATTATTTCCTTTGCTGATGggacatgaacatgaacagtCCAGAATTTTTTGGTAGTTTATTTTAACATAGAGAGACAGACTATCAACAACGAATACAAAAAGAGGaacattaaataaaggttataaattAATTGACAGTATATTTGACTGAGTGAAAGAAGTATTTGATCCACAAGAAAAATGTGACTTAGTAGGCTAACCCTTGGTGGCAAACACAAAAGTCAGACGTTTCGTGTAATTGGTCACCACGGTTGCTCACATCTCAGGAGGAACTTTGGTTCGTTCCTCTTTACAGAAACACTCTGGTTCATGGAAGTTTTGAGGCTGTCCCTCGGCAACAAAATGACAGCTCCCTTTACTGATTTTCATTGGGTTTACAGTTTCCTTGATGCCTTGGTTGCATGTTTTGGCTCATTGTCATCTTGGAAGACTCATCTTCTGTTTTCTGGACactaatttgtgtgcttcatgggtACACACCTGGTGTGTGGGCATCAGTATTCTTGCTGGGTGGAAGggaatcaaatacaaattaatttgtgACCTTTATTTaactgcctcttgcccaaagtagGCTAGGGAAGGCTGATATTCTTTCTCTCTATGTTTCAAAAAACCTAACATAAAACTGTTGTCTTTAGTAAGCACATAAAGTTACAAAATTATCAATGGGTCACAAAATGTGGTATTTCctccaatgtaaaaaaaaaaacaaaacagaacaaaactTGACTTTTACCAAGTATGTTTACTTTATCTTTGCTTCTAATGCTTGGTTTTAATGGCTATTGTCAACCAGCAGGTGCAGCAGGGATGGAGTTGAGCAGAAGGAAAGTGCCTCTCTATGTGAGTATGTGCTTCAATGTGCAAATCATGCAGACAAGCTAATCTTAAGAATCACAATTTAACtattaaaaagagaaaaacaggcACCATAAAGTTCTAAGTTATTTTCAAGTGGCTATAATGAAATACTATCACTTATGTGAACTTTTTATAGCATTTTTTTGCAAAAGGTCAACGAGTGCGCCCAGATTTCTTTTGCTGCGATTATGCAGAGACTTTCATCGGCCTTTGTATGAGTCATTGATGTCCTTTGAATTCTTTGAGAAAATAACAAGTCTGTCAGCACAACAATGAATAGCAGCCTGGCATTATGTTTATCCAACTGGCAAATCAGTAACCATGGGATTCATTCACTagttctgttttttatttgtatttaattaatcatAGTTTGAATAGAACATTTATTTGCAATAAGTTTGATATATCCTGTTAAATCTTTGAATGGTTGTGGTCAGGGCAAATACCGTACCCTTTGCAGCTTGCTTGATCTTAGCAGTGTAAGCAAATATTAATATTGGAGGATCAAAGAAGTGAAGCATTTCCTTAGCTGTATTCAGTCCATTCAATCCTTTCACATTTGTccatgttgttttctttgtcacGCTGAGGTCACTTAAAGTTTATACAAATATATGCCCCGTCTTGTTTATTACATAGACGGATACGTTGCTTGTTTTGCTAGAAAGCCGGATCTGATGCAACCATTTTATCATTAAAGCAGACAACTATGATAACTTGCTGTTGAGTTGCCAAATCCTCTCATCCGAATGgttatttcttccttttttgttcTTGCGGCATTGCTTTGTTCAGCAATTgcagaaataatacaaatataaataagagACTGACTGTACAGGCAGCTTTTAAGTAACATTCTAACCTTTTacaaactgtcatacaagtgtaaaaagaaggtaggtgtacagtaatctctcatatatcatggttaattggttccagacacgaccgcgTTAAGTGAATTTGCACGAGgtaggattacttatttataaatggaatattttcatagttaagagcatagaaaacctgtttacaaccttctacatacggtttttaacatttttagagccctctagacatgaagtaacgccccataatcacctttacactcgtattatgcGATATAGtatatattaagagaaaataagccatatgtATGTGTTGCtaaaaatgtgttccctaggggtggcggacaggaagtggtgttggtggttcagagttgaaaaagaattatttataaataaattttttaaaaacaatagactgaagccgtgaaattcgaactgCGAAGTGGGGAGGGACGACTAACATGAACGAGCAAGAGAAAACACGGCATGTTTGTATTTGATGCTCACTGTCTTTCAATGTCATCCTTAAAAATGTTGAGCTTTCGCTGTGCCTTTTGTCCTCCAGCATGTCTCATATGCTTCAGAATCATTCATACCATGTATTCGTACCATGTATGTTGCTGTCAGCTTTATTGAGGCCACAGCTTGATGTCTTTACAAACCATTTATTCTCCCCTTGTGCAACTGGTTCTGGTGCAAGCTGCAGCTGTAAAGAGCAAGAGAAGGGCTCTGGATAATGATTTAAGACAGCGAAAGAATACAAcgaaatgatatatttttttaaaatgtcaatagCTTAAAATGGATGTCATTACATATCTGTAATGTCCTGACTGATGTTTGTCTTTCATACGCTTGTAAACCAGCTACCAAAGTGTAGCAACTACTGTAATTCATGCCTTTTGCTTTCATCATACAATTTTAATCTACTGTCATAATCATTTGAGACAATACCAATCTCTAGGGGTGTCACATGATCTTGTTTCGCAAGATCTCATCTCtcgtctccaaacaggcaggaagagagctTACTTTGTGCATTGTTCTCAGCACTTTGGCATGTTTGCTCCATAGaagaacagcatgaacggagtgagcctttttgtcagtcatacagcctctttgtctcggtgggtggaggccgGGCCCGCTGGCATACACACGCAGTGCAGAAGAGCGTGACattgaaattaaatgagtagattgcaatatattgtcaattatttttttcattgtacttttcttaaaagtaatgttagaGTCTtgcctcgtctcgttctcgtagatcCAATCTCTTGTATCGTCTTTTCTCGGCACACCCGTACTAGTCTCCAATGAAAGCTTGTGTTTAGAATTGTTGCTTCTTTTAGTAGTAATGGTGGATTTACCTCAATTATTATCTTAGTTGTCTTCCATTAGTCCAAGACAGTAGGAGATGCCAGCAGAAGACATTTTTCTAAaacatgctaagctaacttgagttatgtcaaaaaatgtattgttttttaattctgATAGTTAGTGAGCCTCAGGTGAGCAAAAAATGATAGAAAATGCTCTAGAAAATCAGTTTGTTGTGGAGAGGCTCCAACAGTATTGTATTTTCTGGGGGGAGGCTtgctgtgccacactttgaaaaccccagTTCTAAGATGAAGTAATACAACATTCACCAGTGGCAGAAGTGTTTATGCTTTGATTCGTTTCTGTATTTTCAATTTTACCATGCAGATGACCCAGGCAGATTTAGCCTACCATCATCACTATCTACCACAATATTCACCTGAAATATTGCTGCCTGTATCAACCCACATGCACATTTTCGTATACTTTTGAGCAATTGTCAGTGCttgttttgttgcctgcagGTATACCATTAGCTCATATTTAAAGACAGGCTTCCTAAAGAAGGATTTACTGTACACTCATAATGATAGCGACATAGTTATATTGTTACATCTATATCTGACCTTTTTTAGACTCCAATCAGTCTGTCATGTCTCTGTGCTACAGTTCTGCTCTAATTCACTTTCTACCTCCCTTAGATCAGTCGTCCAAACTGCTCTGGCCTGTCGGGATCAGTGCATGTATTTGCAGCAGACA
Encoded proteins:
- the utp15 gene encoding U3 small nucleolar RNA-associated protein 15 homolog → MASFKPTKIPVYPKLGEKVTHDSLYWKNYKAPVQIKEFGSVTNIDYSPVAPHNFAVTAFTRIHIYGPFSQEPVKAFTRFKGTAYCGRFRSDGQLLVAGCEDSVVRLFDVSGKVALRRFKGHTKAVHVTDFTSHQYQILTGSDDYTCRLWDIPNAVELTSYQEHTDYIRCGVTSKLNKDLFITGSYDHTLKLFDARTDKSVMTMDHGQPVESLLLYPSEGLLVSAGGRYVKVWDVLKGGQPLVSLRNHHKTVTCVCLSSSGQRLLSASLDRHVKVYNTTNYKVVHNFDYATSILSLALAPDDETIVVGMTNGILSIKHRKNPEESKELSSQQRRRPSYRVFVRGKNYVPKQDDYLVSKPVRQHLSKFDKELKKFSVSKALDTALQPWTRLKKPEIAVAVIKELDRRGTLKNALAGRDEQELSRLLNFLIGNLIDPRFAPVLVVAADMILDIYQSVVSLSPVVDRQLLRLQELLGREIDYQQELLEVLGMLDIVLASRLPRKEVPCSGNSRPNGLVEGEGSSTSRSHLQTT